The following proteins come from a genomic window of Edaphobacter sp. 4G125:
- a CDS encoding sulfatase-like hydrolase/transferase produces MNRRQFLQTLSAATATGLLGAAKPSSQPNIIFIYADDLGYGDVSCYGATSVRTPNIDALASQGLRFTDAHATSATCTPSRYSVMTGQYAWRKQGTGILPGDAPLIIDTHQLTLPSLLKRTGYTTGIVGKWHLGLGSGEINWNGDIKPGPLEIGFDYSFIIPATPDRVPCVFVENHRVVNLDPADPIHISYKAAFPGELTGKDHPELLKMKPSHGHDMAIVDGVSRIGYMEGGKSALWVDEDIADTLSGKAVHFIEQNSHHPFFLYYPVHDIHVPRLPNERFVGKTSMGPRGDAIAELDWCVGRIVQTLEKQGIAHNTLIVFSSDNGPVVDDGYQDDAVKKLGSHKPAGIYRGGKYSNFDGGTRVPFIAKWPDRIKSGTTSNALVDQIDLLASFASLTGQQLQHNDAPDSVDLLPALLGRSRIGRESLVEEAGALSLVDGQWKVIRGDNKAAFDPYTKTELGNAPRPQLYDRISDPGEHHDVAAAHPEIVQRMLAKLNQIQSAGRSRI; encoded by the coding sequence ATGAACCGCAGACAGTTTCTCCAAACCCTCAGCGCAGCGACAGCGACCGGACTGCTTGGCGCGGCAAAGCCTTCCTCTCAGCCCAACATCATCTTTATCTATGCCGATGATCTCGGCTACGGCGATGTCAGCTGCTACGGCGCAACTTCTGTGCGGACACCCAATATCGACGCTCTCGCTTCCCAGGGGTTGCGGTTCACGGACGCTCACGCGACCTCGGCTACATGTACTCCCTCGCGCTATTCCGTGATGACAGGGCAATACGCCTGGCGCAAGCAAGGAACGGGAATCCTTCCGGGCGACGCACCTCTCATCATCGACACCCATCAACTCACACTGCCATCGCTGTTGAAGCGTACTGGATACACAACCGGTATCGTCGGCAAATGGCATCTCGGGCTGGGCAGCGGAGAGATCAATTGGAACGGCGACATTAAACCTGGTCCTCTTGAAATTGGATTCGACTACTCATTCATCATCCCCGCAACGCCAGATCGCGTTCCCTGCGTCTTTGTCGAGAACCATCGTGTCGTCAATCTCGATCCTGCTGATCCAATCCACATCAGCTACAAAGCTGCCTTCCCTGGCGAGCTGACCGGTAAAGATCATCCTGAGCTACTGAAGATGAAGCCCAGCCATGGACACGATATGGCTATCGTCGATGGCGTCAGCCGCATCGGCTACATGGAAGGCGGTAAGTCAGCCCTTTGGGTTGACGAAGACATTGCAGATACGCTCTCCGGCAAGGCAGTTCACTTCATTGAGCAGAACAGCCATCATCCGTTCTTCCTCTACTATCCCGTGCACGACATCCACGTTCCACGACTTCCGAACGAACGCTTCGTCGGTAAGACTTCGATGGGACCACGCGGCGATGCGATCGCCGAACTCGACTGGTGTGTCGGTCGCATCGTTCAAACGCTGGAGAAACAAGGCATCGCACACAACACACTCATCGTCTTTTCCAGTGATAACGGTCCCGTCGTCGATGATGGATACCAGGATGATGCAGTAAAGAAACTAGGCTCACACAAGCCCGCCGGGATCTATCGCGGAGGCAAGTACAGCAACTTCGATGGCGGAACCCGCGTGCCGTTTATTGCGAAGTGGCCGGACCGCATTAAATCTGGAACGACTTCGAACGCATTGGTTGATCAGATCGACCTGCTGGCCTCGTTTGCCTCGCTCACTGGCCAGCAACTTCAACATAACGATGCCCCTGACAGCGTCGATCTTCTACCCGCGCTGCTTGGGCGTTCACGCATTGGACGTGAATCACTTGTCGAAGAGGCCGGAGCACTTTCACTGGTCGATGGACAGTGGAAGGTCATCCGCGGAGACAATAAAGCGGCGTTCGATCCCTATACAAAAACAGAATTAGGCAACGCTCCGCGTCCGCAGCTTTACGATCGCATCTCTGATCCTGGGGAACATCACGATGTAGCGGCAGCGCATCCAGAGATCGTCCAACGTATGTTGGCAAAGCTCAATCAGATTCAATCCGCAGGCCGCAGTCGAATATAA
- a CDS encoding DUF4760 domain-containing protein — protein MATAADAELVLKLYEMRREETLRKARRFIIFDFQPKTVDELRMVSRDVGSQHNAAWRQVISYWELAASLVLRGALDPDLYLDSNGEGILIYAKFHHFHVETEKQSGNPFMRNTAAMIEKYPVAAKLHEGFLRTLGLAKT, from the coding sequence ATGGCAACTGCGGCTGACGCGGAACTGGTATTGAAGCTGTATGAGATGCGACGCGAAGAGACTTTGAGGAAAGCTCGGCGTTTTATCATCTTCGACTTTCAGCCAAAGACGGTCGATGAGTTACGGATGGTTTCCCGTGATGTAGGCTCGCAGCACAATGCCGCATGGCGTCAGGTCATCAGTTACTGGGAACTGGCCGCTTCACTGGTCCTTCGTGGAGCGCTCGATCCTGACCTCTATCTTGACTCCAATGGTGAGGGCATTCTCATCTATGCCAAGTTCCACCACTTTCATGTTGAGACGGAGAAACAATCGGGAAATCCCTTTATGCGAAACACCGCCGCCATGATCGAGAAATATCCAGTCGCTGCAAAGCTGCATGAAGGGTTTCTGCGTACCCTTGGACTCGCCAAGACTTAG
- a CDS encoding DUF427 domain-containing protein, translated as MAKAVWNGQVLAESDTYETVEGNIYFPDETVKREFLRPSSTTSSCPWKGQARYYTVIVDGQENQDAAWYYPDPKPAARNVKHHIAFWRGVEVTK; from the coding sequence ATGGCGAAGGCAGTATGGAATGGTCAGGTTCTGGCCGAGAGCGATACGTACGAGACGGTAGAGGGTAATATTTACTTTCCCGACGAGACGGTCAAGCGCGAGTTCCTTCGCCCTAGTTCGACGACCTCCAGCTGCCCCTGGAAGGGGCAGGCCCGCTATTACACGGTGATCGTGGATGGGCAGGAGAATCAGGACGCTGCCTGGTACTATCCAGATCCGAAGCCTGCGGCGCGCAATGTAAAACACCACATCGCCTTTTGGCGCGGCGTAGAAGTTACAAAGTAA
- a CDS encoding ATP-binding protein, translating to MAAPSSYEAILPQQLGPQVFIAPPTQPTPQSEIIAALRTIPALDGLTEEEYHWFAVHGSERVGEDGAMVFAEGSLCDSMVFILKGEVHVRRHNAGPMALWVGRAGQMTGKLPFSRMKYYGGDGYLVGSGWSLEIHEDHFPAMLAAIPSMAQRCVSTLLDRVREVTRMEQQAEKLAALGKLAANLAHELNNPASAAQRSASSLFSELRHYGDQKYRLGNLCLSDTHTAQYRSWVARTRSTLTEQETGNGAADALAVSDSEMSLLNWLEQHNIPNPWAIAPALAETGIATTQLDELAGTLTSESLPVAIATFASSLRVERMAETVVNSTVRIFDLIRAIKDYSYMDQAPIQEIELAQSIGNTLAMFKSRLQHVTVVTDFDPVLPPISGYGRELNQVWTALIENALDAMKDKGTLRICTRLQGQMAFIEVWDTGPGIDPEIKDRIFEPFFTTKAPGRGLGLGLDAAQRILQRHSGYIQVESKPGTTCFQVRLPLEQAQAY from the coding sequence ATGGCCGCCCCCAGCAGTTACGAAGCAATTCTTCCCCAGCAGCTCGGGCCTCAGGTCTTTATCGCTCCTCCTACGCAGCCCACGCCTCAGTCCGAGATCATTGCTGCGCTCCGAACGATTCCTGCTCTCGACGGATTGACCGAAGAAGAGTACCACTGGTTCGCGGTGCATGGTTCTGAACGCGTCGGCGAAGACGGCGCAATGGTCTTCGCTGAAGGCAGTCTCTGCGACAGCATGGTCTTTATCCTCAAGGGAGAAGTTCACGTCCGTCGTCACAACGCGGGTCCCATGGCGTTGTGGGTAGGACGCGCCGGTCAGATGACCGGTAAGCTTCCGTTCTCGCGCATGAAGTACTACGGCGGAGATGGATACCTTGTGGGCTCCGGCTGGTCGCTCGAGATTCACGAAGATCATTTTCCCGCGATGCTGGCGGCGATTCCCTCGATGGCACAGCGCTGTGTCTCTACCTTGTTGGATCGTGTCCGTGAAGTAACACGCATGGAGCAGCAGGCAGAGAAGCTGGCTGCACTCGGAAAACTCGCAGCAAACCTGGCGCATGAGCTGAATAATCCTGCTTCTGCCGCTCAGCGCTCGGCTTCGAGTCTCTTCTCGGAACTGCGTCATTATGGCGATCAGAAGTATCGCCTGGGCAATCTGTGCCTCTCGGACACGCACACGGCGCAGTATCGCTCCTGGGTAGCACGCACGCGTTCGACCTTGACAGAGCAGGAGACAGGGAACGGCGCTGCCGATGCTCTTGCTGTGAGCGACAGTGAGATGAGCCTGCTGAACTGGCTCGAGCAGCACAACATCCCCAATCCTTGGGCAATTGCTCCTGCGCTGGCAGAAACAGGAATCGCTACCACGCAACTTGACGAGCTTGCCGGAACGTTGACCTCAGAGTCGCTGCCTGTCGCGATTGCCACCTTCGCCAGCTCGTTGCGCGTAGAACGCATGGCCGAAACTGTCGTCAACTCGACGGTGCGGATCTTTGATCTGATTCGCGCGATCAAGGATTACTCCTACATGGACCAGGCGCCAATCCAGGAGATCGAGTTGGCGCAGTCGATCGGGAACACGCTCGCTATGTTCAAGTCGCGTCTGCAGCACGTCACCGTCGTGACCGACTTCGATCCGGTGCTACCGCCGATCAGCGGCTATGGCCGCGAGTTGAACCAGGTGTGGACAGCTCTGATCGAGAATGCGCTCGACGCGATGAAAGACAAGGGAACGCTGCGCATCTGTACACGGCTCCAGGGGCAAATGGCCTTCATCGAAGTCTGGGACACAGGACCAGGAATCGATCCCGAGATCAAGGATCGTATCTTTGAGCCCTTCTTTACGACAAAAGCTCCTGGACGCGGCCTCGGGCTCGGGCTGGACGCAGCACAGCGCATCCTACAGCGGCACTCCGGCTATATCCAGGTGGAATCAAAACCAGGAACTACCTGCTTCCAGGTGCGTTTGCCTCTGGAACAAGCGCAAGCATACTAG
- a CDS encoding pyridoxal phosphate-dependent decarboxylase family protein: MSRTVTGNLEDDCSKTAECSLDPTDKAGWEQLRTLGHKMVDQIFDHLQTRREQPVWQRIPTEKRTALEAEPLPRKGQGVESAYETFLRDVLPYGIGNTHPRFWGWVMGSGTPEGVLAEMLAAGMNPNVGGFDDSATLVEEQVIHWMAQLMGMPDGTSGLLTSGGTMANLIGLAVGRRARAGFDVRAEGMRGGPEMRVYCSTEVHSWLKKTVELMGMGRNSLHVVGVDAGYRMKVDELQKAIAVDRATGLRPICVVATAGTVNTGATDDLPAIADLCAKEEMWFHVDGAFGALASWSNRLRDGVKGLDRADSLAFDLHKWGYMPYDIGCVLVRDAETHKAAFATGASYLTAMERGPAAGGLRFADRGVELSRGFRALKAWMSLKALGADAITAVIEQNVDQAQYLASLINQSDELELAAEVPLNIVCFRFAKASDEGNQEILMRLQESGIAVPSGTVLQGRFAIRVAISNHRSRKADFDLLVENVIRIGHEVMKERSSASTR, translated from the coding sequence ATGAGCCGAACGGTAACGGGCAATCTGGAAGACGACTGTTCAAAGACTGCCGAGTGCAGTCTTGATCCTACGGACAAAGCCGGGTGGGAGCAGCTTCGCACCCTCGGGCACAAAATGGTGGACCAGATCTTCGATCATCTTCAGACCAGACGAGAACAGCCAGTCTGGCAGAGAATCCCTACGGAAAAACGCACTGCTCTGGAAGCAGAGCCTCTTCCTCGCAAGGGACAGGGGGTTGAATCCGCTTACGAGACATTTCTACGCGATGTCTTGCCGTATGGAATCGGAAACACTCATCCTCGTTTCTGGGGATGGGTGATGGGGAGTGGAACGCCAGAGGGTGTGCTTGCCGAAATGCTGGCTGCCGGAATGAATCCGAACGTAGGAGGATTCGACGACTCCGCCACTCTGGTGGAAGAACAGGTCATCCATTGGATGGCTCAGCTGATGGGCATGCCAGATGGCACAAGTGGCCTTTTGACGAGCGGGGGCACGATGGCGAACCTCATCGGGCTCGCGGTGGGGAGACGTGCCCGGGCAGGCTTCGATGTGCGCGCAGAAGGAATGCGAGGCGGACCAGAGATGCGAGTGTACTGCTCGACCGAGGTCCATAGCTGGTTGAAGAAGACGGTAGAGCTGATGGGGATGGGACGGAATTCTCTCCATGTCGTCGGTGTGGACGCCGGCTATCGAATGAAGGTGGATGAGTTGCAAAAAGCGATTGCGGTGGATCGTGCAACGGGTCTGAGGCCGATCTGTGTGGTTGCAACCGCAGGAACCGTAAATACAGGGGCTACTGACGACCTTCCAGCGATTGCAGATTTGTGTGCGAAGGAGGAGATGTGGTTCCACGTGGACGGAGCATTTGGAGCTCTCGCTTCCTGGTCGAACAGATTAAGAGACGGTGTAAAGGGCCTCGATCGTGCGGATTCACTGGCATTCGATCTGCATAAATGGGGATATATGCCCTATGACATTGGTTGTGTGTTGGTGCGAGATGCGGAGACACACAAGGCTGCGTTTGCAACTGGAGCCAGTTATCTGACGGCGATGGAGCGGGGGCCAGCCGCTGGAGGGCTCCGATTCGCCGATCGTGGTGTGGAACTCTCACGAGGGTTTCGAGCGCTCAAAGCATGGATGAGTCTCAAGGCATTGGGAGCGGATGCGATCACGGCAGTGATCGAACAAAATGTGGATCAAGCCCAGTACCTGGCATCACTGATAAATCAATCCGATGAGCTTGAACTTGCTGCTGAGGTCCCGCTTAATATTGTTTGTTTTCGGTTTGCGAAGGCCAGTGATGAAGGGAACCAGGAGATCCTGATGCGATTGCAGGAGAGTGGCATCGCGGTCCCTTCGGGAACAGTACTTCAGGGGCGATTCGCTATTCGTGTCGCAATCTCCAACCATCGATCGCGCAAAGCGGACTTCGATCTGCTTGTTGAGAACGTCATCCGGATTGGTCATGAGGTCATGAAGGAAAGAAGCAGCGCCTCGACGAGATAA
- the topA gene encoding type I DNA topoisomerase, translating to MAKSLVIVESPAKAKTIGKYLGSDYTVEASIGHIMDLPKNDIGVELKKRTFEPTLIVSPGKEKVVDRLKKLAAKADVVYLAPDPDREGEAIAAHLSMQLMPVVKDKKRVRRVTFNEITQKAVRAAFEHARDVDENLVDAQQTRRVLDRLVGYQISPLLWDKVRRGLSAGRVQTVALRLIVEREQEINDFKPVEYWTIDADLLPGGGKQGFTARFIGVNGVPSRVANGLDEDGKDQFLANALPNKTSIDEVVRELEVAKWSVRSVEKKERRNNPKAPFTTSKLQQDAAGRLGFNVRRTMGVAQRLYEGIELGNEGTVGLITYMRTDSTRVSPDAITEVREYIGKLGSQYLPGKPNEYAGKKQVQAQDAHEAIRPTSVKFTPDSIRRYLSDEQYRLYKLIWQRFVASQMTPAVFDQTTVEIEAKAKLTYDFRVSGSVLKFDGHLKFEEEEKRARQAAKDKAAKEEKLAQTNATAAEGDGEEDSERRLPELTAGEALKLEKLDPQQKFTQPPPRYNEASLVKTLEEKGIGRPSTYASIINTIQDRDYVKKITGRFVPTEIGIVVTKLLVKNFPYIFDTQYTATLEGELDAVEDGQERWTDLLNAFYEHFEKELKVAEKHMEDIKRMEEPTQEVCEKCGSPLVLKWGKFGSFFSCSNFTKSKPMNVAAGPWKKDSKAVIKKIVSEFTFPMTVKAVTEDVIDFSREAKDAKELTEAINAAQGKGKKVVVETFSCDFTKENYAAKPDLSAPGADEADEEEFCDNCGRVMVLRNGPWGPFMACPGYNEDPPCKTIRKLTQKVQQKPPVQLEESCPKCGKPLLLRNGQYGEFISCSGYPKCKYIKQDLLDVPCPKCGGDIAARKTKRGDVFYGCVNYPKCDFASNQKLINETCPKCESAYLLEVSNDKGVFWVCPNNQDALPKRRKRKGAAEEAAPTTPPCSYEKKVGEPVESPEGAAA from the coding sequence ATGGCTAAGTCACTTGTGATCGTAGAGTCGCCGGCGAAGGCGAAGACGATCGGAAAATATCTCGGCAGCGATTACACGGTGGAGGCCTCCATTGGCCACATCATGGACCTGCCCAAAAACGATATCGGCGTCGAGCTGAAGAAGCGCACGTTTGAGCCGACATTGATCGTCTCTCCTGGAAAGGAGAAGGTTGTCGATCGCCTGAAGAAGCTGGCGGCGAAGGCCGATGTTGTTTACCTGGCGCCTGACCCCGATCGCGAGGGTGAGGCCATTGCGGCGCATCTTTCGATGCAGCTGATGCCTGTAGTTAAGGATAAGAAGAGAGTTCGTCGGGTGACCTTTAATGAGATCACCCAGAAGGCGGTGAGAGCTGCCTTCGAACACGCTCGGGATGTTGATGAGAATCTGGTTGACGCGCAGCAAACCCGCCGCGTACTCGACCGCCTTGTGGGATATCAGATCTCTCCGCTGCTGTGGGACAAGGTTCGGCGCGGATTGAGTGCAGGGCGAGTCCAGACGGTGGCCCTACGCCTGATTGTGGAGCGCGAGCAGGAGATCAACGACTTCAAACCAGTTGAATACTGGACCATTGATGCCGATCTTCTACCTGGGGGTGGCAAACAGGGTTTTACAGCGAGATTTATCGGAGTCAACGGCGTTCCGTCGCGAGTCGCGAATGGGTTGGATGAAGATGGTAAAGATCAGTTTCTTGCCAACGCTCTTCCCAACAAGACTTCGATCGATGAGGTTGTTCGCGAACTTGAAGTTGCGAAGTGGTCTGTGCGTTCTGTCGAAAAGAAAGAACGCCGAAACAACCCCAAGGCTCCCTTTACCACCAGCAAGCTGCAGCAGGACGCAGCAGGACGCCTGGGCTTCAATGTCCGGCGCACTATGGGTGTAGCGCAGCGTCTGTATGAAGGCATCGAGCTGGGCAACGAGGGTACCGTCGGTCTGATCACCTATATGCGTACTGACTCCACGCGTGTGAGCCCGGACGCTATCACTGAGGTGCGCGAGTACATCGGTAAGCTGGGATCGCAGTATCTCCCGGGCAAGCCGAATGAGTATGCAGGCAAGAAGCAGGTGCAGGCGCAGGACGCCCACGAGGCCATTCGCCCGACATCGGTGAAGTTCACTCCCGATTCGATCCGACGCTATCTTTCGGACGAACAGTACCGGCTTTACAAGCTGATCTGGCAGCGTTTTGTTGCCAGCCAGATGACGCCTGCGGTCTTCGATCAGACCACGGTGGAGATTGAGGCGAAGGCCAAACTGACCTACGACTTCCGCGTAAGCGGCAGCGTGCTGAAGTTTGACGGCCATCTGAAGTTCGAAGAGGAAGAGAAGCGTGCTCGTCAGGCTGCGAAGGACAAGGCAGCGAAGGAAGAGAAGCTGGCTCAGACGAACGCGACAGCAGCTGAAGGTGATGGGGAAGAGGACTCCGAGCGAAGGCTCCCTGAACTGACTGCTGGAGAGGCGTTGAAGCTGGAGAAGCTCGATCCGCAGCAGAAGTTTACTCAGCCTCCGCCACGTTATAACGAAGCCAGCTTGGTGAAGACTCTTGAAGAGAAGGGTATTGGCCGTCCTTCGACGTATGCGTCCATCATTAACACGATCCAGGACCGTGACTATGTAAAGAAGATCACCGGCCGGTTTGTGCCAACCGAGATCGGAATCGTCGTCACCAAGCTCTTGGTTAAGAACTTCCCCTACATCTTCGATACGCAGTACACGGCAACGCTTGAGGGAGAGTTGGATGCTGTAGAAGATGGCCAGGAGCGCTGGACGGATCTGTTGAATGCTTTCTATGAACACTTTGAAAAAGAACTCAAGGTCGCTGAAAAGCACATGGAAGACATTAAGCGGATGGAGGAGCCGACCCAGGAGGTGTGTGAGAAGTGCGGCTCGCCACTGGTCCTAAAGTGGGGCAAGTTCGGCAGCTTCTTCTCTTGTTCCAACTTCACGAAGTCCAAGCCGATGAATGTTGCGGCCGGCCCGTGGAAGAAGGATTCCAAGGCGGTCATCAAGAAGATCGTGTCGGAGTTTACCTTCCCTATGACGGTGAAGGCCGTCACCGAGGATGTCATCGACTTCAGCCGCGAGGCGAAGGATGCGAAGGAGTTAACCGAGGCCATCAATGCGGCTCAGGGTAAAGGGAAGAAGGTTGTCGTCGAGACCTTCAGCTGTGACTTCACCAAGGAGAACTATGCAGCAAAGCCGGACCTGAGCGCTCCCGGAGCCGACGAGGCTGATGAAGAAGAGTTCTGCGACAACTGCGGACGCGTGATGGTGCTTCGCAATGGTCCATGGGGACCGTTCATGGCCTGTCCGGGCTACAACGAAGATCCTCCGTGCAAAACGATCCGCAAGCTGACCCAGAAGGTGCAACAGAAGCCTCCGGTGCAGCTGGAAGAGAGCTGTCCGAAGTGTGGCAAGCCATTGCTTCTGCGCAATGGTCAGTACGGCGAGTTCATCAGCTGTAGTGGATATCCGAAGTGCAAATACATCAAGCAGGACCTGCTGGATGTGCCTTGCCCGAAGTGCGGAGGCGACATCGCAGCACGAAAGACGAAGCGTGGCGATGTGTTCTATGGCTGCGTGAACTATCCCAAATGCGATTTTGCTTCGAACCAGAAGCTCATCAATGAGACCTGCCCGAAGTGCGAGAGTGCCTATTTGCTCGAGGTTTCCAACGATAAGGGCGTCTTCTGGGTATGCCCGAACAATCAGGACGCCTTGCCGAAGCGTCGTAAGCGGAAGGGCGCTGCGGAAGAGGCGGCTCCGACAACTCCTCCTTGTAGCTACGAGAAGAAGGTCGGTGAGCCTGTAGAGAGTCCGGAAGGCGCAGCGGCTTAA
- the dprA gene encoding DNA-processing protein DprA, with product MKEAQLAWLALVLTPAMGATRTWRVMEKLGEPERLFEASLTELEGLGMPAHSAQFVFDGKARAAAEDEWSRVVANGGAILTPYEKGYPERLREIYDPPAVLWIRGDVSLLSRPGIAIVGTRHPSPYGAGMAEALARDLAARRLTILSGMARGVDTAAHKGALQARGKTVAVWGTGIDVVYPKENKRLAEQIIESGGTIVSEYPLGTFPAPQNFPVRNRILSGMSIGVLVIEAGEHSGTRITARLAMEQNRDIYAVPGNVTNKNAWGPNTLIKQGAKLTATWEDVWEDLPSNIRLQLEEEMGLAGSDESNAVRTASLFNEARLSEHERKVLERLRQDESTQLDELIEHLDGELGSAEIFTALFELELAGQVRQLPGKNYIRTM from the coding sequence ATGAAGGAGGCCCAGCTGGCCTGGCTGGCTCTTGTCCTTACACCAGCGATGGGAGCAACTCGAACCTGGCGAGTCATGGAAAAGCTGGGTGAGCCGGAGCGTCTGTTCGAGGCTTCGTTGACGGAACTGGAAGGGTTGGGAATGCCGGCGCACTCAGCCCAGTTTGTCTTTGATGGCAAGGCTCGGGCGGCGGCTGAAGATGAGTGGAGCCGCGTAGTGGCAAACGGCGGCGCGATTCTGACTCCATATGAGAAAGGCTACCCGGAGCGTCTACGCGAGATCTACGATCCTCCGGCGGTGCTCTGGATACGCGGCGACGTCAGTCTTTTGTCACGACCGGGAATTGCGATCGTTGGAACGCGCCATCCTTCCCCTTATGGAGCAGGAATGGCCGAAGCGCTGGCACGGGATCTGGCGGCGAGGCGGTTGACGATCCTAAGTGGAATGGCCCGTGGTGTGGATACGGCGGCGCATAAGGGAGCGCTTCAAGCCCGCGGGAAGACCGTCGCGGTTTGGGGAACGGGGATCGACGTGGTCTATCCCAAGGAGAATAAACGGCTGGCCGAGCAGATCATCGAGAGCGGTGGCACGATCGTCAGTGAATACCCTCTGGGTACCTTTCCTGCTCCGCAAAACTTTCCCGTCCGTAATCGCATCCTGAGCGGGATGAGTATCGGGGTGCTGGTGATTGAAGCAGGGGAGCATAGCGGAACTCGCATTACCGCTCGCCTGGCAATGGAACAGAATCGGGACATCTATGCCGTTCCCGGCAATGTGACCAACAAGAATGCCTGGGGGCCGAACACCCTGATCAAGCAGGGGGCAAAGTTGACGGCGACGTGGGAGGATGTCTGGGAGGACCTTCCATCGAATATCCGCCTGCAACTCGAAGAAGAGATGGGACTTGCGGGCAGCGATGAATCGAACGCGGTCAGGACTGCATCCTTATTTAACGAAGCGCGGTTATCGGAACACGAACGGAAGGTCCTGGAGAGGTTGAGGCAGGATGAGTCGACGCAACTGGATGAACTGATCGAGCATCTGGACGGGGAGCTTGGATCGGCCGAGATTTTTACCGCTCTGTTTGAGCTGGAGCTGGCTGGACAGGTTCGGCAGCTGCCAGGAAAGAACTATATCCGCACCATGTGA
- a CDS encoding mannonate dehydratase: MDRRQFLSGSAAATAVAGTRSQAKAQSHGRGKPKPALMKLGCQSAPTTDAHLKYLARYGVQHICGYPETSNGQVASTVDELSRMRELAEKNGIEVVCVGPPILESSYIDNEKHPAIMLAKSPERDRDIEQIQELIRNCARVGLPSIKYNMSILGVLRTGRIPGRGDATYSRWKLSEAHPKTPLTIAGDVDADAFWERITYFLDRVIPVANEYKIRMACHPQDPGVPPEGYQGVNRVLGTVDGLKKFVSIRESEYHGLNFCQGTVSEMLADPGSEIYDVIRYFGMRKKIFNVHFRNIRGHRDDFVEVYPDEGDVDMWKAIQVYKEVGYPYMLMPDHVPVAESDPRGLQSFAYCYGYIRGLIQVTQSQV, from the coding sequence ATGGATCGCAGACAGTTTCTATCCGGCTCGGCCGCGGCGACGGCTGTTGCAGGAACGCGCAGTCAAGCAAAGGCCCAATCGCATGGTCGAGGAAAGCCAAAGCCTGCGCTTATGAAGCTTGGCTGTCAGAGTGCGCCGACGACAGACGCTCATCTGAAATACCTGGCGCGGTACGGAGTGCAGCATATCTGTGGGTATCCGGAGACTTCGAACGGTCAAGTTGCTTCTACGGTCGATGAATTGAGCCGGATGCGTGAACTGGCTGAGAAGAACGGCATTGAGGTGGTGTGCGTTGGGCCGCCGATTCTCGAATCGAGTTACATCGACAACGAGAAGCATCCGGCCATCATGTTGGCGAAGAGTCCGGAGCGAGACCGCGACATCGAGCAGATTCAGGAGTTGATTCGCAACTGCGCTCGTGTGGGACTGCCTTCGATCAAATACAACATGAGCATTCTGGGAGTGCTACGCACCGGGCGTATCCCTGGCCGAGGAGATGCCACTTACAGTCGGTGGAAGCTGAGCGAAGCTCATCCCAAGACTCCACTGACAATTGCCGGGGATGTGGACGCTGATGCCTTTTGGGAGAGGATTACCTACTTTCTCGACCGCGTAATTCCGGTGGCGAACGAGTACAAAATTCGCATGGCATGCCATCCGCAGGACCCAGGCGTTCCTCCTGAGGGCTATCAGGGCGTGAATCGTGTGCTTGGCACCGTCGATGGACTCAAGAAATTTGTTTCGATTCGGGAGAGCGAGTATCACGGGTTGAACTTCTGCCAGGGCACGGTGTCGGAGATGCTGGCTGATCCGGGAAGCGAGATCTATGACGTGATTCGCTACTTCGGAATGCGGAAGAAGATCTTCAATGTTCACTTCAGGAATATTCGTGGGCATCGTGACGACTTTGTCGAGGTCTATCCTGACGAGGGCGATGTGGATATGTGGAAGGCGATTCAGGTTTATAAAGAGGTTGGCTATCCTTATATGCTGATGCCGGATCATGTTCCGGTCGCGGAGAGCGACCCGAGAGGGTTGCAGTCGTTCGCGTACTGCTATGGGTACATCCGCGGCTTGATCCAGGTGACGCAGTCGCAGGTATAA